The Brevibacillus choshinensis genome includes the window AAGAGCGAGCTGGACGGGACGGAGGGAATCGGATGAACATACATGCAGTTATATTGGCGGCCGGAAAAGGAACGCGGATGAAATCCCGATTGTACAAGGTCATGCATCCGGTTTGCGGCAAGCCAATGATCGAGCACGTCGTCGAAGCAGTAGAAGACCTGGCATTACATAAACTAGTCGTGGTGATCGGCCATGGTGCAGAAGCGGTCATGCATCAGCTGGGAGACCGCGTCAGCTACGCCCATCAACAAGAGCAGTTGGGTACAGCGCACGCCGTGTGGATGTGCCGTGAAGCATTGGAAAATCAGGAGGGGATCACCCTCGTCTTAAATGGAGATACACCTTTGGTACGAAAAGAGACGTTGCATCAACTCCTCTCCTATCACCGGGAGAGGGGAGCAGCGGCTACTGTACTGACTGCGATCGTAGACAATCCGACCGGATATGGCAGGATCATCCGCGACGAGAGCGGCAACGTCAGACGGATTGTGGAAGAGAAGGATGCTACCTTGGGCCAGAAAAAGGTGTGTGAGATTAGCACGGGTATCTTTTGCTTCGATAATCGCAAGCTCTTTGAAACGATACCGCTCGTCTCTAATGATAACGCGCAAGGGGAGTATTATTTGCCGGACGTGTTGTCTCTCTTGCAGGATCAAGGCTCCGTGATTGGTGCGTATGTTGCAGATGATCCGGAAGAAGGGGCAGGTGTCAATGACCGGATCCAGCTGGCGCAAATGGAACAAAAACTGCGAAAACGAATCAATGAACGCCACATGAAGGGTGGCGTGACGATCATTGATCCGGTCTCGACCTATATTGATTCGGACGTGCAGATCGGATCAGATACGGTAATTTATCCAGGCTCCTATCTAAGCGGACATACCCGAATCGGAGAAGGGTGCGCGATTGGGCCAAACGCACACGTGATCGACAGTGCAATCGAGAGCCATGTGCAAGTGAGTTCATCTACCGTCGTAGGCAGCAGGATTCCACGCGACGCCATTGTTGGTCCGTACGCGTATGTGAGTGGGGAAACAGGAAAATCAGTGGAGCGAGCAGATGAGCGTCACCTTCGCGAGGAACATTTGCTAGCAACTGCGCAAGCAACCGGAGGACGATGCTGATACCGCGATGGGCACGGACTGGCATACACCATATTTGGGTATGGTTGTTGGCTGCCATCTGCGTTTCGATCGTTATGTGGGCCTTGTTACAGCTCCGTTCCA containing:
- the glmU gene encoding bifunctional UDP-N-acetylglucosamine diphosphorylase/glucosamine-1-phosphate N-acetyltransferase GlmU, which produces MNIHAVILAAGKGTRMKSRLYKVMHPVCGKPMIEHVVEAVEDLALHKLVVVIGHGAEAVMHQLGDRVSYAHQQEQLGTAHAVWMCREALENQEGITLVLNGDTPLVRKETLHQLLSYHRERGAAATVLTAIVDNPTGYGRIIRDESGNVRRIVEEKDATLGQKKVCEISTGIFCFDNRKLFETIPLVSNDNAQGEYYLPDVLSLLQDQGSVIGAYVADDPEEGAGVNDRIQLAQMEQKLRKRINERHMKGGVTIIDPVSTYIDSDVQIGSDTVIYPGSYLSGHTRIGEGCAIGPNAHVIDSAIESHVQVSSSTVVGSRIPRDAIVGPYAYVSGETGKSVERADERHLREEHLLATAQATGGRC